In Argopecten irradians isolate NY chromosome 11, Ai_NY, whole genome shotgun sequence, one DNA window encodes the following:
- the LOC138335740 gene encoding nuclear hormone receptor E75-like, with translation METGLHAYQADSDVESPTQVMASLSLPRNLLMCNEVKRDYNESYAEMKTTYTEKLGVSCQICGCKSSGFHYGAYTCEGCKAFFHRCTKKNIIFQKCTKGANCRSNNGSKYRCRLCRYQKCVQAGMSIDAIRVGRMPNTEREKLRANRTDTIGYRRRLLDISNIITTNVTKIFFKSSMFDDISISNPIDDYSGFVISKLDSFGFHQLGVINIYYEMLIPMIKDTIKFAKKLPGFLDLRLGDRVALMKEGALSVCILMMHGSFIGPHVQLNGKTTNLYLTQEAIFNCSETQTLLGKIIQISERIQELDLHRTELALLAAMILLADNLLLEERDRIRSFADEVTQAMQMESNHIRSNDSDIYLAVLSLKENLKQTSMEFIGNLKNGYYCLPVDEGSEEQLLLKEVFDI, from the exons ATGGAGACTGGTCTGCATGCCTATCAGGCTGACAGTGATGTCGAATCGCCAACACAGGTGATGGCATCACTAAGTCTTCCAAGGAATCTACTTATGTGCAACGAAGTGAAACGGGACTATAACGAG AGCTATGCGGAGATGAAGACTACTTACACAGAGAAGCTAGGTGTGTCCTGTCAGATCTGTGGCTGTAAGTCCTCAGGTTTCCATTATGGCGCCTATACCTGCGAGGGATGCAAG gCATTCTTTCATAGGTGTACGAAAAAGaatataatttttcaaaaatgtactAAGGGGGCGAATTGTCGATCGAATAATGGATCTAAATATAGATGCAGACTTTGCCGGTATCAGAAGTGTGTACAGGCCGGAATGTCAATTGATG CGATCAGAGTTGGGCGAATGCCAAATACTGAACGTGAGAAACTTCGAGCCAACCGCACCGATACAATTGGATATAGACGTCGCCTCCTTgatatttctaatataattACGACCAATGTCACTAAAATCTTCTTCAAGTCTTCTATGTTTGATGATATATCGATAAGCAAC CCCATTGACGATTATTCTGGATTTGTAATAAGTAAGCTGGATTCCTTTGGTTTTCATCAGCTCGGagtcatcaatatatattatgaaatgCTTATACCGATGATAAAGGATACGATCAAATTTGCGAAAAAGTTACCTGGATTTTTAGATCTGCGTCTCGGCGATAGAGTTGCGTTAATGAAAGAGGGAGCATTAAGCGTTTGCATACTAATG ATGCATGGTTCATTTATTGGTCCACACGTCCAACTGAATGGTAAAACGACAAATTTGTATCTTACGCAAGAGGCTATTTTTAATTGTTCTGAGACGCAAACACTTCTTGGCAAAATAATACAGATATCGGAGAGGATACAGGAATTGGATCTGCACAGGACAGAATTGGCATTGTTAGCAGCGATGATTCTTTTGGCAG ataattTACTTTTGGAGGAACGAGACAGGATTCGATCGTTTGCTGATGAAGTTACACAAGCTATGCAAATGGAATCGAATCATATCCGGTCCAACGACAGCGACATATACCTGGCAGTGCTATCATTAAAGGAGAATTTGAAGCAAACGTCAATGGAATTTATTGGAAATTTGAAGAATGGATATTATTGTCTTCCTGTTGATGAGGGCAGCGAAGAACAATTACTTTTGAAAGAAGTTTTCGATATCTAA